The segment GGTACAGATGAAGGCTCTGCGGTGGTGACGGTGGAAGCCCAGGAGCTCTCCCTCTATTCAGGGAAGAGCCAGGAATCCGAAGTAGTCGGACAGGCAGTTCAGGGTGATACATACGAAGTAGTTGAGGAGAGCAGTGACGGCTGGGTAAAGATTTGCTCCGAGGACGGAACGGAAGGATATCTTCTGGCAGATGGCAAATCTGCAGTGATCAGCGAAGACGGACAGGTTGCGGAGGAAGAGTCAGACATCAGGCAGGACGTGGTGGACTATGCCCTTACTTTCCTCGGAAATCCGTATGTGTACGGCGGCTCTGATCCGAACACAGGAACAGACTGTTCCGGTTTTACCAGCTATGTGCTGGAACATGCAGGAGGCGTTGACATGAACCGTTCCTCCCGCTCCCAGGCTACCCAGGGGACTCCGGTGAGCGCAGAGCAGATGCAGCCGGGAGATCTGGTGTTCTACGCAAACGGAAGCCGGATCAATCATGTGGGCCTTTACATAGGAGACGGCCAGATCGTCCATGCATCTACAGAAAAGACAGGCATCAAGATTTCACCGTGGACTTACAGAAATCCGGTGAAAATTGTCAATGTTCTCGGATAATGATTTTGGAAACAGAAGAAATAGAAAGGCAGCGGCCCGCCGGAGACGAACCGGACTGGGGCCGCTGTCCTTTTTTTCTATAACAGGAAACTTCGTTCCCTGTTATAGAAAAATGCTCCGCGGGGATCGCACTGGGTTGGAGAGGAAAATGACGTTGATGCGCACTCGCACGCAAGGTAGATGTTGCCTGAAGGCAACCGCGCTCGGCGCGAGTGTGCGCCAAGGCGCACACTTTTTTATTTTCGGAAAAAAATGGAAGTTTTTTCTGCATAAAGGAGCATTTCAAAAGCCATACTGACTGTGTAGTCATTAAAGTTAGGAGGTAATGAACATGGCAAACAGAAACAGCTACAATGCAGACGACTGCAGAAACAATTCTCAGAACAGCAGCCAGAATAAGTCACAGAACAGATCCCAGAATACCAGCAAGGACAATTACAGGGACAGCTACAGGGATTCTTACAGAGATTCCTCAAAAAACAGCAGCAGAAACAGCTCCAATGACTGCGACAACAGCAGCCGCAATAATTATTAAGAGCTGAAAGCCTGTTTTCTGCTGTAAGGAGTCTGCAGTCTGAAGAAGGGCTGAAGCAGATTTCCCGAAAGGGTATGGGCAGATGCAGGAAGTGTGTACCATCGGTTTGAGAAATTCAGAAAAATACTAGGACTGAAGGAAAATACTGCTGAAAAAATACGGCATCATCGGACACGAAGGACAAATGGGGAAGGCCGCCCCGCAAAGACTCTGCCTCTGTTTGGCAGCTTTTGCGGGACGGCTTTTTCCTGCACAGAAGGGGCTGAAGGATGGAGGAACACAGAGTACAGGCTGTGAATATAATAGGGTAAAGAGGACATGGAGAAACGGCAATGTATCAGATGATACCAGTCAGGCGGCTTGACATGTTTCTCGACCGGGGCTTTCCGGGCACAATTGTCGATCTGAGAAGTCCCGCCGATTACCGCCGTTCACATATCAGAGGAGCGATTAACCGGGAGCTGGAGAGCCTCCTCGAGAATCCCCAGGAGATTCCATGCGACCGACCTGTGCTGTTTTACTGCGCCAGAGGAAGCGAGAGTTTAAAGGCCAGCATCCGCTTCTCACGGATGGGCTATCAGGTATTTGACGTGGCCAACGGCCTTTCCTACTACCGGGGACATAATCTGGTCTGCGGAGGATTTTCCCAGGAGCCCTTTGATCCCGGCGGAAAAGTGCATTGACAGGAGAAAGTGCTTAAATTAGAATAAGAGTTGCGGATAAACCATAAGAAAGTATTGAAATAAGAAAGATAAGAGGAAACAGTTTTGGAGCGATTTGAACTGATTGCCCCCTGCCACTTCGGCCTGGAGGCAGTTTTAAAAAAAGAGATCACCGATTTAGGCTATGAGATCACCCTGGTGGAAGATGGCCGCGTAACCTTCGAGGGGGATGCGGAGGCCATCGCCAGGGCGAATGTATTTCTCAGGACAGCAGAGAGAGTGCTTTTAAAGGTGGGCAGCTTTACGGCAGTGACCTTTGACGAGCTGTTTGAAAAGACGAGAGCACTCCCGTGGGAGCGGTACATACCAAGGGACGGCAAGTGCTGGGTGGCCAAGGCGTCTTCCATTAAAAGCAAGCTGTTCAGCCCTTCGGATATTCAGAAGATTATGAAGAAGGCTATTGTGAGGAGACTTCAGGAGGAGTATGATCTGGGGCAGCAGCTTCTGCCGGAGACAGGGAGCCAGTACCCGCTTCGGGTATTTCTGTTTAAAGATCAGGTGACAATCGGCATTGACACCAGCGGTGATTCACTCCAC is part of the Clostridium sp. M62/1 genome and harbors:
- a CDS encoding C40 family peptidase, which gives rise to MIKSKGLKLLGMFCVCSAVCLMNPAAARADEAQTGTDEGSAVVTVEAQELSLYSGKSQESEVVGQAVQGDTYEVVEESSDGWVKICSEDGTEGYLLADGKSAVISEDGQVAEEESDIRQDVVDYALTFLGNPYVYGGSDPNTGTDCSGFTSYVLEHAGGVDMNRSSRSQATQGTPVSAEQMQPGDLVFYANGSRINHVGLYIGDGQIVHASTEKTGIKISPWTYRNPVKIVNVLG
- a CDS encoding rhodanese-like domain-containing protein codes for the protein MYQMIPVRRLDMFLDRGFPGTIVDLRSPADYRRSHIRGAINRELESLLENPQEIPCDRPVLFYCARGSESLKASIRFSRMGYQVFDVANGLSYYRGHNLVCGGFSQEPFDPGGKVH